The following are from one region of the Leucobacter sp. Psy1 genome:
- a CDS encoding SDR family oxidoreductase — protein sequence MRILIVGASAGLGRAFIDGLHADGHEVIGVSRRVPAELPVPWISADFSDPVAGTAALRARVPESLDVVIWNLGVWEPTAFTADYDFAAQSDALTESMVATNVTGPLLALRALVPRLFRSSAPKVILTGSTSALARSGRPEVAFGATKMALNGIADALREQYRDQRLAVTVLQLGDLNTDDALAVPREQAARNGDGALIPVHDVVDTVRFVLAISDASFVREIVLPPIADERF from the coding sequence ATGCGCATATTGATCGTCGGAGCCAGCGCCGGACTGGGACGAGCGTTCATCGATGGTCTACATGCCGACGGTCACGAGGTGATCGGGGTGTCGCGTCGAGTTCCCGCCGAACTGCCTGTTCCATGGATCTCCGCCGACTTCTCCGACCCGGTCGCAGGTACAGCGGCGCTGCGTGCACGCGTGCCCGAATCGCTAGACGTGGTGATCTGGAATTTGGGTGTTTGGGAGCCGACGGCATTCACCGCGGACTACGATTTCGCAGCGCAGTCCGACGCCCTCACCGAGTCGATGGTGGCGACGAATGTAACGGGTCCGCTGCTCGCGTTGCGAGCGCTTGTACCGCGACTATTCCGCTCCTCCGCACCGAAGGTGATTCTCACGGGATCCACCTCCGCGTTGGCACGCAGCGGACGGCCTGAGGTAGCCTTCGGGGCGACCAAGATGGCCTTGAACGGTATCGCTGACGCGCTTCGAGAGCAGTATCGTGATCAGCGACTCGCGGTGACGGTTCTGCAGCTCGGCGATCTCAACACGGATGATGCGCTCGCCGTGCCTCGAGAACAGGCCGCCAGGAATGGGGACGGGGCTCTCATCCCAGTTCATGACGTCGTCGACACCGTCAGGTTCGTGCTCGCGATCTCAGATGCATCGTTCGTGCGCGAGATCGTACTCCCCCCGATCGCCGACGAACGCTTCTAA
- a CDS encoding 3-isopropylmalate dehydrogenase, with the protein MTRTIKLAVIPGDGIGPEVIAEANRVLDAALVGSDVALERTEFKLGADRFLETGETLPEIEQAAIAEHDAILFGAVGGVPGDPRLAGANIERGLLLKLRFDFEHYANVRPCTLFPGVESTLRDPGEVDFVVVREGTEGPYAGNGGRLRAGTPAEVATEVSVNTAFGIERVVRYAFETAQHRERQKLTWVHKTNVLVHSGATWQGIVQAVAAEYPDVTVDYMHVDAATIYMVQDPARFDVIVTDNLFGDILTDLAGAIGGGIGLAASGNINPDGAFPSMFEPVHGSAPDIAGKQKADPTAAILSAAIMLDHLSLTAEAERVRDAVRADLVDRGADRRSTAEIGDRIIAHLSAGSDRDSRND; encoded by the coding sequence GTGACCCGCACGATCAAGCTTGCAGTGATTCCCGGTGACGGGATCGGACCCGAGGTGATCGCGGAGGCGAATCGCGTGCTCGACGCGGCGCTCGTCGGCAGTGATGTCGCGCTGGAGCGTACGGAGTTCAAGCTCGGCGCCGACCGGTTCCTCGAGACGGGGGAGACGCTGCCCGAGATCGAGCAGGCGGCCATCGCCGAGCACGACGCGATCCTGTTCGGTGCGGTCGGGGGCGTTCCCGGTGACCCGCGCCTCGCGGGTGCGAACATCGAGCGCGGGCTGCTGCTGAAGCTGCGCTTTGACTTCGAGCACTACGCCAACGTCCGCCCGTGCACACTCTTCCCCGGGGTGGAGTCGACGCTCCGCGATCCCGGCGAGGTCGACTTCGTGGTCGTCCGTGAGGGCACCGAGGGGCCGTACGCCGGCAACGGCGGTCGCCTCCGCGCGGGCACGCCCGCCGAGGTCGCGACCGAGGTGTCGGTGAACACGGCGTTCGGGATCGAGCGGGTCGTGCGCTACGCCTTCGAGACGGCGCAGCACCGCGAGCGTCAGAAGCTCACGTGGGTGCACAAGACGAACGTGCTCGTCCACTCGGGGGCGACGTGGCAGGGCATCGTGCAGGCGGTCGCTGCTGAGTATCCCGATGTGACGGTCGACTACATGCACGTCGACGCGGCGACGATCTACATGGTGCAGGATCCCGCTCGCTTCGACGTCATCGTGACTGATAACCTGTTTGGCGATATCCTCACGGACCTGGCCGGCGCTATCGGCGGCGGCATCGGGCTCGCGGCGTCAGGGAACATCAATCCCGACGGTGCGTTCCCGAGCATGTTCGAGCCCGTTCACGGTTCTGCTCCCGACATCGCGGGGAAGCAGAAGGCGGACCCGACCGCGGCGATTCTCTCGGCCGCGATCATGCTCGATCACCTCTCACTCACCGCTGAGGCGGAAAGGGTGCGCGACGCGGTACGGGCCGATCTGGTCGACCGCGGTGCCGATCGGCGAT